Genomic window (Streptococcus suis S735):
CACTTGAAACAGTCACATTCTTAGGAGTCTGGATTTCTCTTTCTGCATTTTTCGCTTCTACTTGCACAACTGTAGTAATTCCCTCACGGCGCCAGTTTCGTAGAATAGCTTGGATGTATTTCCAATTTGTTTTGTTGTTAAAAACAGCTTCTTTCAAGGCTGCACGAACCAAATCAATCGAAGTTTTGTCATCCTCAATAGTCTTCTGCAAATCTTCAATTTCAAACGGCGATAAAAAGCGGCCCAATTCACGTTCAAAATCACCCACCAAGGTCTTCAAATCATTCTCTGGTTGCACAATCTCAACTGCCTGTTTTGGAGTTAACAGAACATCCAATTTTTCAAAAGCAGGAAGCGCATCGAATATCATTTCAATTTCACCAGCAATACTGATTGTCTTAAATTCTAAGAGTCCAGCATCTTGGAGATTTTCAATAGCTTGATTGACCTGAGCAACTGTTTTACCAGTAGCTTGAGCAATCTCACTAGGCGCTAATGATTCGATAGCTGAAGAATTTTGATATAAGAAAAACTGCCAAATCAAAAAATCATCTGCCGACGGAAAAAGCTCTTGATAGTGGAATAATATTGCTGCTGGCAGGACCAAATGTCCCTGACGAAATTGCTGTGAATAGTTCATACTTCCTCTTTAAAGACTAGCTGACTGGGCTGATTGTTCAAAGATATGCCAGTCGTATGGAGTTTCTTGATAGACAGCATAATTCACCCAGTTGGTAAAGAATTGTGCTGCTGGTAAATTCCAAGAGAGAGATGGTTTGCTTGTAGGGTCATCTCCTTTGAAATAATTTTCCGGTAAATGGGGATTTTTTCCAGCTATACAATCACGTTGGTATTCCTTAGCTAGTGTATCCCTATCATACTCTAAATGTCCAAAACTATAAATTTCTCTTAAATCCTTGCTGGCTAGAATGGATAGGCCAACTTCTGGACCTTGTGATAAAATCGTCAACCCACTCAGATGGGCAATATCTGCTTCTCTTACTTCCGTATAACGGGAATGTGGTGAACGAAATTCATCGTCAAATCCACGCATAAGAGGGCTCGTTGGATTAGTCACTTCTTGACAATATACCCCTGATAGTTTTCGAGACATACTGTGTTTGGGTACACCATAGCGTGCATACAAACCTGCCTGTGCACCCCAACAAATGTGCAATGTTGAATAAACATGTGTTTTTGACCAATCAAAAACTTGAGTAAGTTCATGCCAGTAATCAACTTCCTCAAAAGGTAAATTTTCAACTGGTGCTCCTGTCACGATGAGCCCATCAAAATAGCTATCCCTGACCTGCTCAAAAGTCTTATAAAACTGCTTCAAATGGCCCGAGTGTGTATTTTTGGACTCGTGACTAGCCATGTAGAGAAATTCAACCTCTAGCTGTAAAGGAGTGTTAGCCAAAAGACGGAGCAACTGAGTCTCCGTCACTATCTTCTGTGGCATGAGATTGAGAATAAGGATTTTGATAGGACGAATGTCCTGATGACTGGCTCGGTCACTATCCATCACAAAAATATTCTCTTTTCTCAAAATTTCAACTGCTGGTAATGATTTTTCAATTTTAATTGGCATAAGCAACCTCCCAATTTTCTTATATTTATTATAAGACAGGTTGCTATGCAATTCAATTAGAATAAAAATAGGACCAGTTATAAGTTTTGGCTATAACCTTAGATTAATAGTGCATCAAAACCTTGTAGTCGTAATCACCGATTGCTTCGCGGCCTTTCAAATCATCTAGCTCAATCAAGAAGGCACAGCCAGCAACGATACCGCCAAGCTTTTCAATCATTTCGATCGTTGCTTTTACAGTACCACCAGTCGCCAACAAGTCATCGACAATCAAGACACGTTGTCCTGGTTTGATTGCGTCTGCATGCATCGTCAATGTATCTACACCATATTCTTTTTCATAATCAGCTGAGATAACCTCACGTGGTAACTTACCTGGCTTACGAACTGGTGCAAAACCGATTCCCAATTCAAAGGCAACTGGACATCCAACGATGAAACCACGCGCCTCCGGCCCAACAATCATATCGATTTGCTTATCTGTCGCATACTGAACGATTTCACGTACTGCATAGCTATAAGCATTTCCATCTGCCATCAAAGGGCTAATGTCACGGAATTCGAT
Coding sequences:
- the metA gene encoding homoserine O-acetyltransferase MetA; the encoded protein is MPIKIEKSLPAVEILRKENIFVMDSDRASHQDIRPIKILILNLMPQKIVTETQLLRLLANTPLQLEVEFLYMASHESKNTHSGHLKQFYKTFEQVRDSYFDGLIVTGAPVENLPFEEVDYWHELTQVFDWSKTHVYSTLHICWGAQAGLYARYGVPKHSMSRKLSGVYCQEVTNPTSPLMRGFDDEFRSPHSRYTEVREADIAHLSGLTILSQGPEVGLSILASKDLREIYSFGHLEYDRDTLAKEYQRDCIAGKNPHLPENYFKGDDPTSKPSLSWNLPAAQFFTNWVNYAVYQETPYDWHIFEQSAQSASL
- a CDS encoding DnaD domain-containing protein yields the protein MNYSQQFRQGHLVLPAAILFHYQELFPSADDFLIWQFFLYQNSSAIESLAPSEIAQATGKTVAQVNQAIENLQDAGLLEFKTISIAGEIEMIFDALPAFEKLDVLLTPKQAVEIVQPENDLKTLVGDFERELGRFLSPFEIEDLQKTIEDDKTSIDLVRAALKEAVFNNKTNWKYIQAILRNWRREGITTVVQVEAKNAEREIQTPKNVTVSSDFLDAMDLWKD
- a CDS encoding adenine phosphoribosyltransferase, yielding MNLKDYIATIPNYPKEGIEFRDISPLMADGNAYSYAVREIVQYATDKQIDMIVGPEARGFIVGCPVAFELGIGFAPVRKPGKLPREVISADYEKEYGVDTLTMHADAIKPGQRVLIVDDLLATGGTVKATIEMIEKLGGIVAGCAFLIELDDLKGREAIGDYDYKVLMHY